In Humulus lupulus chromosome 6, drHumLupu1.1, whole genome shotgun sequence, a single genomic region encodes these proteins:
- the LOC133785769 gene encoding uncharacterized protein LOC133785769: MRTFAWTPHDIPGIDPSVMSHSLNISNYFPPVKQKQRRFAPEVNQVIQEEVQRLLSTGAIEECLYPSWLANPVVVPKKNGKKRVCVDYTNLNKACPKDSYPLPKIDQMIDATAGYERMSFLDAYSEYNQIPMKSEDRIHTAFITEDGLYCYKVMPFGLKNAGATYQRLMHKLFSSLLGRNMEVYIDDMVIKSKQSSSHIDDLTECFDILDAYKMKLNPTKCVFGVSSGQFLGYIVSQRGIEANPTQIASLSEIKEPRTIRDIQALTGKIVALSQFISRMSDRCQPFLQCIKKSTNTTWGPEQQKALDELKTYLSSPPILSSPIANEDLFLYLSVSQFAVSSVLFREEANRQRPVFYCSKMLLDAETRYSMMEKLALALLTAKKKLRQYFESNTIIVYTDYPLKQVLSKPDLSGRLSKWAIELGTYDIQFLPRKAKKGQVLADFLVEIQSFTPDALPELLESEDQWLWTMYTDGASNSQGAGIGVVLEAPSGLKIEEAIRLEQSATNNEAEYEALIYGLELAREMGIQRLNVRGDSQLMIEQVAGNFDTKAPHLASLLQKVTDLRSHFRQFELILVPREQNQKADALAKLAFAGGCTRQSSISISRSSKDMEVYSTSSEPECWIDPIIKYLTTSELPPNPKDAKLLCLRAQRYSMIHGTLYRKSFNGPYLRCLRPSEAKKLLEEIHEGTCGNHTGGRSLAHKALTAGYYWPYMMTEARDYAKKCDKCQRFAPTIHQPAQTLHSIVAPWPFAKWGMDVVGELPKAAGGRRYALVATDYFTKLVVAEAYVTVSKTDTMSFIWKHIICQFGIPWEIVVDNGTPFQNAKVQELCDTYKIKLSFASVTYPQGNGQAEASNKVIFANIKKNLEDKKGAWVEELPKVLWAYRTTKRSSTGESPYAMVYGTEAIIPTEVGLPTLRTEIASDPTTNTIQLLHNLDLLEETRTMAQLRLENYQKVA; encoded by the coding sequence ATGAGAACTTTTGCCTGGACACCACACGACATACCCGGAATAGACCCTTCTGTCATGAGCCACAGCTTGAATATCTCCAACTACTTCCCACCTGTCAAACAGAAGCAGAGGAGATTCGCTCCAGAGGTGAATCAAGTCATACAAGAGGAGGTCCAACGGCTCCTGAGCACGGGGGCAATCGAAGAATGTTTATACCCCAGTTGGCTTGCCAACCCCGTCGTGGTCCCAAAGAAGAATGGGAAAAAGAGAGTATGCGTAGACTACACAAATCTAAACAAAGCCTGTCCCAAAGATAGCTACCCTCTACCAAAGATCGATCAGATGATAGACGCCACGGCAGGATATGAAAGGATGAGCTTCCTCGACGCCTACTCTGAATACAATCAGATCCCCATGAAATCAGAAGATAGGATTCATACAGCATTCATAACAGAAGATggtttatattgctacaaagttatgcccttcggtctAAAGAATGCAGGCGCGACATATCAGAGGTTGATGCACAAGCTGTTTTCCTCATtactcgggagaaatatggaggtttatATTGACGATATGGTCATCAAGTCCAAACAAAGCTCTTCACATATAGACGACTTGACAGAATGTTTCGACATCCTTGATgcttataaaatgaaattaaaccccacAAAATGTGTCTTTGGGGTGTCCTCCGGACAGTTCTTGGGATACATCGTCAGTCAGAGGGGCATCGAGGCAAACCCAACACAGATCGCATCCCTCTCAGAAATCAAGGAACCCCGAACCATCCGAGACATACAGGCTCTGACCGGCAAAATAGTAGCATTAAGTCAATTCATATCACGAATGTCAGACCGCTGCCAACCCTTCTTACAGTGCATAAAGAAGTCTACCAACACCACCTGGGGACCAGAACAACAAAAAGCATTGGACGAGTTGAAGACTTATTTGAGCTCTCCTCCTATATTGAGCTCTCCTATTGCTAATGAAGATTTATTCTTATATTTGTCTGTCTCACAATTCGCTGTAAGTTCCGTTCTTTTTCGAGAAGAAGCCAATCGTCAGAGGCCAGTGTTCTATTGCAGCAAGATGTTGTTAGATGCTGAAACCCGATACagtatgatggaaaaattggcactcgCACTCCTCACGGCCAAAAAGAAGTTACGACAATACTTTGAAAGCAACACAATCATCGTATATACGGACTATCCATTAAAGCAGGTACTGAGTAAGCCCGACCTTTCTGGAAGATTATCTAAATGGGCCATTGAGCTTGGGACATACGATATTCAGTTTTTGCCACGAAAAGCTAAAAAGGGGCAGGTACTCGCTGACTTCCTGGTTGAAATTCAGTCGTTCACTCCTGACGCCCTGCCAGAATTATTAGAATCAGAAGATCAATGGCTGTGGACAATGTACACTGACGGAGCATCAAATTCCCAAGGGGCTGGTATTGGCGTCGTATTAGAAGCTCCCTCAGGACTCAAAATCGAAGAAGCTATCCGTTTAGAGCAATCCGCAacgaataatgaagcagaatatgaggcattAATCTATGGTTTGGAACTCGCACGAGAAATGGGAATCCAACGTCTGAACGTCAGAGGCGATTCGCAGCTTATGATAGAGCAAGTGGCTGGAAATTTCGATACCAAAGCACCCCATCTGGCTAGCCTTCTACAGAAGGTAACTGACTTACGATCACATTTTCGCCAGTTTGAACTCATACTAGTACCCAGGGAGCAAAATCAGAAGGCCGACGCCCTTGCCAAATTAGCTTTTGCAGGAGGATGCACACGCCAATCCTCCATATCCATAAGCCGATCAAGCAAAGATATGGAAGTCTATTCCACCTCATCAGAACCTGAATGCTGGATAGATCCGATCATCAAGTACTTGACTACCTCCGAGCTCCCACCTAATCCGAAAGATGCAAAACTTCTGTGCCTTCGGGCACAACGCTACTCCATGATCCACGGGACGTTGTACCGAAAATCCTTCAATGGCCCATACCTACGATGTTTGCGCccatcagaagctaaaaaatTGTTAGAAGAAATACATGAGGGGACATGTGGAAATCACACAGGGGGACGGAGCTTGGCACACAAAGCACTTACagcagggtattactggccatacatgatgacagaagcGCGGGATTATGccaaaaaatgcgacaaatgccaacgatttgcacccaccatccatcaacCTGCTCAAACCCTACACTCCATCGTTGCACCTTGGCCATTTGCAAAATGGGGTATGGATGTGGTAGGTGAACTACCTAAGGCAGCTGGAGGAAGACGGTATGCTCTTGTAGCCactgactacttcacaaaattgGTTGTGGCAGAGGCGTACGTCACGGTCAGCAAAACAGACACTATGTCCTTCATCTGGAAGCATATTATATGTCAATTTGGAATACCCTGGGAGATAGTCGTCGACAACGGCACTCCATTCCAAAATGCAAAGGTACAAGAGCTATGCGACACGTACAAGATCAAGCTAAGCTTCGCCTCTGTCACTTACCCACAAGGCAATGGTCAAGCAGAGGCTTCCAACAAAGTCATCTTTGCCAACATTAAGAAGAATTTGGAAGACAAAAAAGGAGCATGGGTAGAAGAATTACCGAAAGTGTTATGGGCTTACAGAACAACAAAAAGATCCTCCACGGGGGAATCTCCCTACGCCATGGTTTATGGAACAGAAGCTATCATCCCAACAGAAGTCGGTTTGCCTACACTTCGGACAGAGATCGCATCTGACCCAACAACGAACACCATTCAATTACTGCACAACCTAGACCTTCTAGAAGAAACACGTACAATGGCACAATTGCGACTGGAAAATTATCAGAAGGTAGCATAA
- the LOC133785768 gene encoding uncharacterized protein LOC133785768 has translation MGLEENQIRPSTMPILGFNSHRVYPKGVVRLTVVAAERALPVDFLIIDSTTSYNAIMGRGWIHRMQGVVSTLHQVMRCQSLNGRYTVDIKGCQKQAKKCFLTLKEINSSVSASASHEDSPDK, from the coding sequence ATGGGACTGGAGGAGAATCAGATCCGACCCTCTACCATGCCCATTTTGGGATTCAATAGCCACAGAGTCTATCCGAAGGGCGTCGTTCGATTAACTGTGGTAGCTGCAGAACGCGCCCTGCCAGTAGACTTCCTCATTATAGACTCCACCACGagctacaacgccatcatgggGAGAGGTTGGATCCACCGGATGCAGGGGGTAGTATCCACTCTACATCAGGTGATGCGGTGTCAATCACTCAACGGCCGATACACCGTCGACATCAAAGGCTGCCAGAAGCAGGCCAAAAAGTGCTTCCTTaccttaaaagaaataaatagctCTGTCTCTGCCTCTGCCTCCCATGAAGACTCTCCTGACAAATAG
- the LOC133785766 gene encoding uncharacterized protein LOC133785766: protein MTDLYRIEQGENEHPKAYLQRFIDLVHQIHDVDPLTAANLFVKSLQVGSLLHENLTMTPPYDMADVQTRAEGVFRVLEFRERAQKKTALISAPPANNPPPPARDDKRKRNQTDHMKEGKRPRQDRQPSRYPSFEYTIPQEVIYEENKDRPIWREPYKINTPSDRRDKSRYCLFHKDHGHTIAECHNLNNQIQALMRSGRLTQYIKETGRPGASRQNTASAPTPQASDPVRTASDSTLEPLKQVPMIHGIVEPTDNQEHATKIHKRMEERVKRYKSLGHVVNLVTSEERSYTASAITFTDEDLKGIHLPHDDPLVISLQVDHCQLGRVLIDGGSGVDILFWEAF, encoded by the coding sequence ATGACTGATCTTTATCGAATTGAACAAGGGGAGAATGAACATCCAAAGGCATACTTACAGCGTTTCATTGACCTCGTGCATCAAATCCACGACGTCGACCCACTCACCGCAGCAAATCTCTTCGTCAAAAGCTTGCAGGTGGGGTCACTCTTGCATGAGAATCTCACTATGACACCACCATACGACATGGCAGACGTGCAGACCCGAGCCGAGGGCGTCTTCAGGGTATTAGAATTTCGAGAGCGCGCACAGAAGAAGACTGCACTCATCTCTGCTCCCCCAGCGAATAATCCTCCACCACCTGCCAGGGATGACAAGAGGAAGCGAAACCAAACAGATCATATGAAGGAAGGAAAAAGGCCAAGACAGGATCGACAGCCATCGCGGTACCCATCCTTCGAATACACCATCCCTCAAGAAgtcatttatgaagaaaataaagataGGCCTATCTGGAGAGAGCCCTACAAAATTAACACTCCATCTGACAGAAGGGATAAAAGCAGATACTGTCTCTTCCACAAAGATCACGGTCATACGATCGCTGAATGCCACAATCTGAACAATCAGATCCAAgccctcatgaggagtgggcGGCTTACCCAATACATCAAGGAGACAGGCAGACCAGGCGCCTCGCGGCAGAACACAGCTTCTGCCCCCACTCCGCAGGCGTCAGACCCCGTGCGCACAGCCTCTGACAGCACCCTGGAACCTCTTAAACAAGTCCCTATGATCCACGGGATCGTAGAACCCACCGATAATCAAGAGCACGCAACTAAAATCCATAAGAGGATGGAAGAACGAGTGAAGCGGTACAAATCGTTAGGCCACGTGGTCAATCTCGTCACTTCAGAAGAAAGAAGCTACACAGCCTCTGCTATCACCTTCACTGACGAAGACCTGAAGGGCATCCACCTGCCTCATGACGATCCACTCGTCATTTCCTTACAAGTTGACCACTGCCAGCTGGGCAGAGTTCTGATCGATGGGGGCAGTGGGGTCGACatcctcttctgggaagccttcTAG